One uncultured Carboxylicivirga sp. genomic window, ACCATACTGAGTGAAGCCATTGTTATTGAAGACCTAAAAAAGATTTTTACCATTGCTACCAATGGAGAGATAATTGAAAAGACTGATTTCGGAATGATATTCGGTAAGCAGCTTCGCAACATTGTGTTTGTGCTTTATGGCTATTCCAATGGTGTTGGTGCAGCCAAAAAAATACTCATTGAAGCAAGGCAATATTCTGGTGTTTCAAAGGAAACCGCAGCTCCTCTTTTCAACAATCTAAAGGAGTATTACGACAACCTAACCAAAAGACAGCAAAAATGTATTGATTCTGCCAAGCAGATTCTATCAGCATCCGATTTAAAAAGGCATAAATCGGATGATTTAACCTTTCGAGGTGGAATGCTTAATAGTGCAAAAAGCATTGAGGAGTATGTGAAATATGTAACCAGTGTTTGCACCCGATTTATTAACGACTACCAAAGAGAATTTAATACAAAAAAGGAACAATTCCCTTACAAAGAATTTAAACCTGATTGGTCGTGGGCTGATACGAAGAAAACTACCAAAGCAAGAAGTAATGCAAAACCTACTCTTGAAGCCATTCCACTATCATACATCAAGCGCACAGGTGGTTTGTTGATTGAGGAAGCTGATGAACAAACGGTAATTAAGAACCTGCATTTTAAGTCGCTTACTCTTGGGAACTACGTTAAAGACACCGAAGCAAGAGAACACATTCGACATTTTGTGGCAGCCATCGTTGATTTATGCGAGGTATTGGACATTAATCTAAGCATGAACGAAAACTTAGCCATTGGCTTTGGGGCTTTCGGTCGTGGTGGTAAAGCTATGGCAACATATTATCCAACTCGGCAGCTCATTAATCTGACAAAACGAAATGGAGATGGTTCGGTAGCCCATGAGTGGGGTCATTTCTTCGACCATTTTATTAACTCCTTTGAGTTAAGTAAACTACCCTTACGTTCCGAAAATTATAATGAGTTAATCCTTGAAAAGTTTGGCAGTAAACGCAAGTATCTGACCAGTCCAAAATCATCTCTTCGAGCGGATTACTTTAAAAGTTTTGTGGCATATATTATCGAGAAATCAATTCCCGAATCACCATTTCATAAAAGCATGGCAGGGCTTATAGCTATGCTACGCTTTGGCTATAATCATTTAGATGATTCCTTGGTAAGTTTTACTCAACCAAATAGCCACGAAAAGAAACCAACCGATTCTTACTTGTACTATCACTCAAAACTGCAAGGTTCATACTGGAGTAATATTGCTGAAATGTTTGCCCGAAGCTTTGAGTGCTATGTGTATGACAAGCTGAAAGAACAAGGCAGGGTAAATAACTACTTAGTATCAGGCGGTCTGTTCTCCTTTCCTGTATATCCACAGGGTAAAGAAAGGGAGTGCATCAATAAATGTTTCGACCATCTTATTGATGCCATGAAAACGCATCTATCCATCAAACCATTTAAGCCATTCACTTCTGAACGTGCCGATGAATACATCGACCTAACCAACGATGGTAAGGTCAATAAAGGTGTGATAGTGGGTAAAGACCGCAAACTAAAACTTGTCAAAATAAGAGCAAAAGCAATCCTCATAAAACAGAAACAACTTAAAATATCATAGTTATGAAGCTTACAATAAACAATTACAAGGAAGCCACCAAGCATATTGATTTCTCAAAACTACCCGAAGCAGCAAGGGAGGCACACAAAGAATTCGATTCATTTGCCGATTTCTATAATGAGGATAAGGACATCAAAGAAATGTTGGATAATCACTTCAAGATTGTTGAGCCACATCTTAAAGATGAACCCAAGAAAAGCCCTTCAAAAGGGAAAGCTCCGGTAAAATCGGTAGCGAAAAAGGCAACATCTAAAACAAGTACCAGGAACAAAACGGCAAGGCAAAGATCAACTCCGAAAAAAGCAGTTCGCAAAGCCAATGAAGTTCCATTAATTCCTTTGGAAGTCAGGATTATTAAACGCTACCTGAACCTGCATGACAAAACGGTTTCAGAAAAGCAAGTATCGCTTTTGTATAAGGTTATTCAGAAGGCTGCAACGGAGCGAACCATACGCAAAACCAGTAAGTATGCGCTTGTCATAAAACGCATTGGTGATGACCTTGCAAGTACTTACAAGGAAATGAACAATACTGCAAAATTTGAAGTGCCAAATCAACTTAAAACAACGCTCGATAAGATTGTCGGCAGCTATGGTGTTACACCTGCCGTATCGTTGATTAAACGCTTTATCAATTTGTATGGAAACATTACGATGGAGAAAGCCCAAAGGCTACTTACAAGCATTAAAAATGCAAAGAAAAGCGATAAAGTATCAAGCAAAGATAGTACTTACGATAGGGTTAATCAGGTTCAGAAGCATTTGGAGGATTACCTTGATAGTGATAAGCTTCTTGTAACCGACATTCAACTCAACGGCTTAAAAGGAGTTGCCGGATTGGGAAAGTAAATGCCACTACTGCATCGCCCAAAAGTAGTGGCTCAATACCAAGGGCAAACACACAAAGAGAAACTAAAACTGCAATCATAACTCCCAACCAAGTTGTATCAGCAAGCGAGCTGGCCAAGATGAAGTTTTCGACCCTGTCCATTAGTGGCAAGTTCGGAAAACTACTTGGTCAACCATACAAACCTTTTTACCTGATGATTTATGGTCAGCGGTTTCATGGAAAGAGTTCAGTTGCAATGTTGCTTGCCGATGTCTTGGTTAAATCAGGCTTGAGAGTGTTGTATGTTTCAAATGAGGAAGGTGTGAAAGGTTCGCTTCAAGAAAAGCTTTTGCGACTAAAAATAAGCAACCCAATCGACTTTGTAGAGAACTACAATTCAAGTCAATTCAGGGGTTACGAAGCGGTTTTCTTCGATAGTACGCAAACCGTAGGTATGAAACCCGATGAGTTTAAAGCACTCAAACGACAATACCCTAATACTTCATTTATCCTTGTATTTAAGGCTAATCGTGATGGCACTTCAAAGGGCGGAAGCGATTGGGAACACGATGTCGATGCCATTATGCACATCGAGAATCAAACAGCCACAATGGAGAAAAACCGCTTTCCAAACGGCAGTAACGAAACCATAAAAATCTTTTAATCATGGAGGAATTGACAATAAGATTCTATTGGGTCGTAATTGCTGCATTCAGCTCATTAATAGTTGGAGTTCTGTCTTTTCTCATTCGCAATGCGCTTTCAAAAAATGCAACTAAAGAAACTGTGGAAGCCAAAACCGATTTACTTATAAAGGACATTACTCATCTCACAAAAGAACTGAATTCATGCGAGAGTAAGTTTACAGTTCTGCATAAACGAGTCTCTGATTTAAGAGACAGCTCTAAGGATATATATGTGAGCAAAGAACTATTCCACCAAACAATAAAACAGCTTAATGAAAAGCTTGATACCATCTTAAAATTTGTTGAACGATGAGAAAAATATTTTCAAAACTTACCAATGCTGGAGTAGCAGAAACCCTAAAAGAAGGGACTAAACTCATTGATGAAATATTTACTACAAAAGAGGAAAAGCTTCAGGGAAAAATGGAGCTATTTAAAATGGCAGTTGCCGACCGTGATTCAGCACGAGATATGTATTCCAAGGATAGTTGGCTGCAAAAAGTATTTGCCATTTTCTTTCTACTTGCATGGATTGGTCTAACCTCTTTAATGCTCAATTATTTTGTGTTTCAAACCATACAATTACAAGATTGGCAAATAGCCTTTGTAAGCAGTATCAACGGAGGAATTTCAACCAAACTAAGCACCATTATCGACTTCCTTTTCGGTGGAGCAATCAGCGGTGTAAATGACATTAACCTTAAATCAAAACGTAAAGGATGAAAACATTTGACGAACTCTTTGATGGTGTAATTAAGCACGAAGGCTACTATGCCAATGTTACTGGTGACCGTGGTGGAGAAACCTATATGGGAGTAGCCCGAAACTTGCATCCAAAATGGTTAGGGTGGTATATCGTTGATGCTTACAAGCAAAAAGTTGGAGAAATTGACCATAACGAAGAAATTCATAATTCTGAATTGACCCAATTAGTAAAAGACTTCTATAAAAAGGTATTCTACGATAAATACAATATCGAGCGCATTAACAATGGCTCCTTACAAGAAATCATCTTTGATTGGTGCGTAAATAGTGGTAGTTGGGGTAGTCGTGGTGTTCAGCGTGTGTTAAATCAGTCATTTTCTACTGACTTAAAAATGGATGGAATAATTGGGAACAATACTATCTCAGCTATCAACGGATGCAATGCCCAATCCTTATTTGATGCTATTAAAATGGCTCGAATAAGGTATTATTATTCCATTGCTAAACGAGGCGAGAATTATAAGTTTTTAAAGGGGTGGTTGAAGAGAGTTGGCTCAATTGAATTTGAAGATTAGAAAACTCATCTCCTGAAAAAAAAATTACATCTTGTTTCATCATAATGAGCTATTGAAAGTATATTTGTAAATTATGGAAAACGAAATAGATAAAAAATTAGAACAAAAAAACATTAGACCAACTGCCATGCGTGAGTTGGTTTTACAGGTTTTAAGCGAACAAAAAACGGCTATAAGTTTACCCGAACTTGAAAGGAAATTTGAAAAAGCAGACAAAGCAACTTTGTATCGCACACTTAAAACTTTTGAAGAAAACAAACTTATTCACAGCATTGATGATGGCTCTGGTTCTGTTAAGTATGCTTTGTGTCAGGATTCATGCGAATGCCATCCAGAAGACTTACATGTTCATTTTTTATGTACTAAATGCAAACAGACCTATTGTCTTAACGATATACCTGTTCCTCTATTAAAACTGCCTACTAGCTTTACTTTAGAAAGTGTAAATATGGTGGTGAAAGGTGTATGTTCAAATTGTAAAAAATAACTTTGCAACTCAGTTGCAAAAACTTTATCGTATATTTGTCGTTAAATAATAAATAGATTTAACTATTTAATGAAGAATATAGCAATCATATTATCATTTTTAATCGTTGTCCTAACAATCATGCCATGTGTGGATGTTGCAGCGTCTGATACTGATTGCTATTCTATTGTACAACAAGACCATGAACATAACCATTCAAGTGATGTAGATTTATGTTCTCCCTTTTGTGTTTGTCATTGTTGTCAAACTTATGCTCAAATTAGCTTTCGTGCTAGCTTGGATGTTAATTTAGTTGGCATTAATCAAAATCTACCAATCGTGGTACAGAATGAAATCAAATCTGCTATTTCATTCTGGAGACCTCCCAAAGCTTAATTCAGTTTTATACATTTTTACCTTTTTAGGTATAAGTTAATTACTTATGTCTAGGGTTCTTGTATTTATTCATTTCATAAAACTGAATTATCATGAAAGCAATATTTATAAAAGTATTAGCGGTGGTATTACTTCTTCTAAGTATAGAAGTAGCTAATGCACAATTCATTATAAAAAAACATGAATTGCAAAATGCCAATCTGACTTCGGAGATAATCTATATTCAAACTAAGCGATTAACTGAGAAGCAAACAAAATATTTGCAACGAAGCAATACTTTAGATACAGTTACAGCAAGGTATGAATCAGAAAATGAGTTTTTAACCAATCTTGTAAGCGAAAACTGGAATTTCAGCAATACTATTGAAGAGTTAGATGAAATTAGTATTGAAAACAAAATAAAAAACAAGGAGGATGTATGGTATATTTCATTAAACAGACATACCGACAGATTTTTTGATAGACGGGTTGTTAAACAGAACTATTACTATAATTATTCCCACTATGAACTATCTCTCTTCAAGAATAAGAAGGAAGTTATTTCTATTCCTTTAGTTGATGAAGAATTGTCAGAACTCGATTTAACTTTTGCTATTCATTCTATTCAAGTCTTGTTATCAGAATCAGAATCGTTTCAGAATCTTTGGCGTTATTCCAAAACTGTAAATGCCAATGCAAATCAGTTAGAGGGTAAAACCTTGTTGGTTTCAGATAAGTTAACGGATTATTCACAAGAATATCTGCAACAATTCTTTGAAGGTAAAATCAGAATAGTATCTGAAAAGGAAATATTATCTGCTATCCATGCTAAAGAGGAACAAAGTGCATACTTACTAATAACAATTAATGATTACTCTAAAGAACCTTCATTTAATCATCTAATTGTAGATTGTGCCACAAATATGCCTTTTTTAATCTATCGGAATTCCTCCGCTTACTCTAAACCTTGTAAACATTCTTGTATAGTTCATCAAGCTGACGAACAGTTAGAATTCTTATTTGGTTTTCATTTTAAAAAATATCAAAAATTAATAAAATCATAAGTAATGATAAATAGTATAATATCCTTTTCGATAAAGAACAAGGCACTTATTTGGCTGATGACAATCGGCTTAATTTTGGGTGGAATATATTCCGTTAACAAAGTGCCGCTTGATGCTCTACCTGACATCACAAACAATCAGGTTTTGGTTATTACATTAGCTCCAAACTTAGGTACAGAGGACATTGAACAGTTTGTAACCTATCAGGTTGAACTTGCTGTTGCAAACTTGCCTGACGTGGAAGAAATCCGTAGTGTTTCCAGATTTGGACTTTCGGTTGTGACCATAGTTTTTAAAGAAAGTGCCGGAACGTATCTTCCTCGGCAATTAGTTAGTGAAGCCTTAGCTGAATTGAAGGAAAAAATCCCTCAAGGATTTGGTGTGCCTTTTATGGCTCCAATTAGTTCTGGCTTAGGTGAAATCTATCAATATACCCTTGAGGTAGAGCCTGAATTTGATACAGTTTACAACGACATGGAGCTTCGAACCATGCAAGAGTGGATTGTAAAACGACAAATGGCAATGCTGCCCGGTGTTGTTGAAGTTAATTCCTTTGGAGGTAGAGGCAAACAATATGAAGTAGCTGTGAATCCTGATAAACTTCGCAGTATGAACATAACAATATCCGATATTTTTGATGCTTTAGAAGCAAACAACCAAAATACAGGTGGAGCTTACATCGAGAAGAACTTTCAGGCAAATTTTATCAGGGGCGAAGGATTAATGCGTTCATTGGATGATATTAAAAACACATTAGTAACTAACATTGACGGACAGCCTGTATTTGTAAGAGATGTAGCTGACGTTAAGTATGGCAGCTTTGTTCGTTATGGAGCATTTACTAAAAATGGCAAAGGAGAAGCTGTTGGAGGTATCGTGATGATGCTAAAAGGTGAAAACTCAAATGACGTAATCGAATCAGTTAAAGAGCGAATAGCATTAATACAAAAATCATTACCCGAAGGAGTAAGTATTAAACCCTTTCTCGACCGTAGCAAACTTATTAAAAGTACAACATCAACAGTTGCTGAAAATTTATCGTTAGGGGCTTTAATTGTGATTTTTATCTTAGTCATATTCTTAGGTAATATACGAGGTGGTCTAATTGTTGCATCTACAATACCCTTGGCTTTGCTCTTTGCATTTATAATGATGAATATTTTTGGGGTATGGGCAAATTTAATGAGCCTTGGTGCTATTGATTTTGGAATACTGGTCGATGGAGCGGTAATTATTATTGAAAGCATGATTTTCTACCTCCATAGCAAGAACTATATAGGTACTAAATTGGATAAGACCACTCGAAATGAGCTTGCTTTTAAAGCCTCCAGTAAGATGATGAATTCAGCCTTTTTCGGACAATTGATTATCCTGATTGTATTCATTCCAGTATTGGCATTACAGGGTGTGGAAGGGAAAATGTTTATACCAATGGCAATGACATTTGGCTTTGCTGTATTGGGAGTTTTAGTCTTGTGTCTAACCTATATACCAATGATGGCTGCCTCTTTTCTGCAACCTCCAAAAAATGAGAAGAAAAGTTGGGGAGATAAAGTAGTAGGGAAAATGGAAAGCATCTATGAGCCAATAATAACTTGGGCATTAAAAAGAAGTCGTTGGGTTCTTTCAGGAGCGTTAATTCTTTTAATTGCCGGGGGATTCTTGTTCTCACGCATGGGTGCTGAATTTATACCTCAGCTTGACGAAGGAGATTTTGCGTTTCAGGCATTTCTAAA contains:
- a CDS encoding LPD1 domain-containing protein is translated as MSKRTNIKLRTDRFPELKGIDDEVEKALQDKQKNRQFKDAGKRVHGSRKEQAMYSKLISSSDLNSIEQDEATAIELIKKDKVFPKVDAQFEKENGTDAGCAYLKIKIRQAYPATPYQNSKQAREQYVKMAEAIQTILSEAIVIEDLKKIFTIATNGEIIEKTDFGMIFGKQLRNIVFVLYGYSNGVGAAKKILIEARQYSGVSKETAAPLFNNLKEYYDNLTKRQQKCIDSAKQILSASDLKRHKSDDLTFRGGMLNSAKSIEEYVKYVTSVCTRFINDYQREFNTKKEQFPYKEFKPDWSWADTKKTTKARSNAKPTLEAIPLSYIKRTGGLLIEEADEQTVIKNLHFKSLTLGNYVKDTEAREHIRHFVAAIVDLCEVLDINLSMNENLAIGFGAFGRGGKAMATYYPTRQLINLTKRNGDGSVAHEWGHFFDHFINSFELSKLPLRSENYNELILEKFGSKRKYLTSPKSSLRADYFKSFVAYIIEKSIPESPFHKSMAGLIAMLRFGYNHLDDSLVSFTQPNSHEKKPTDSYLYYHSKLQGSYWSNIAEMFARSFECYVYDKLKEQGRVNNYLVSGGLFSFPVYPQGKERECINKCFDHLIDAMKTHLSIKPFKPFTSERADEYIDLTNDGKVNKGVIVGKDRKLKLVKIRAKAILIKQKQLKIS
- a CDS encoding glycosyl hydrolase 108 family protein — translated: MKTFDELFDGVIKHEGYYANVTGDRGGETYMGVARNLHPKWLGWYIVDAYKQKVGEIDHNEEIHNSELTQLVKDFYKKVFYDKYNIERINNGSLQEIIFDWCVNSGSWGSRGVQRVLNQSFSTDLKMDGIIGNNTISAINGCNAQSLFDAIKMARIRYYYSIAKRGENYKFLKGWLKRVGSIEFED
- a CDS encoding Fur family transcriptional regulator — encoded protein: MENEIDKKLEQKNIRPTAMRELVLQVLSEQKTAISLPELERKFEKADKATLYRTLKTFEENKLIHSIDDGSGSVKYALCQDSCECHPEDLHVHFLCTKCKQTYCLNDIPVPLLKLPTSFTLESVNMVVKGVCSNCKK